In Dysgonomonadaceae bacterium zrk40, one genomic interval encodes:
- the typA gene encoding translational GTPase TypA, with protein MQNIRNIAIIAHVDHGKTTLVDKMLMAGHLFRDNQQQEDLFLDNNDLERERGITILSKNVSIRYNDTKINIIDTPGHADFGGEVERVLNMADGCLLVVDAFEGPMPQTRFVLQKALEIGLKPVLVINKVDKPNCRPEEVQEKVFDLMFSLDATEEQLDFPTIYGSAKQGWMSDDWKKPSDNILPLLDSIIRHIPAPKMREGTPQLLITSLDYSNYVGRIAVGRVHRGTLLSGKDYALCKRDGSIKKTRIKELNLFEGLGRAKVESVSSGDICALIGIDGFEIGDSITDLEKPEPLDPIAIDEPTMSMLFTINNSPFYGQDGKFVTSRHIYDRLLRELDKNLALRVEETGNADSWIVFGRGVLHLSVLIETMRREGYELQVGQPQVIIKQIGGEDCEPVEQLTVNLPEESASKVIDIITRRKGEMLSMESKGERMHMEFTIPSRGIIGLNNYVLTLSAGEAIMAHRFLEYQPWKGNIEKRQNGSIIAGEGGNAYAYALDKLQDRGRFFIEPQTDVYQGQVVGEHSKEGDLVVNVTKSKKLTNVRASGTDDKAQLAPPVVFSLEEALEYIKEDEYVEVTPHFMRIRKILLDETERKRASKKG; from the coding sequence ATGCAAAATATCCGTAATATCGCCATCATTGCCCACGTGGATCATGGCAAGACTACCCTGGTGGACAAAATGCTCATGGCCGGTCACCTCTTCCGCGACAACCAGCAACAGGAAGATCTGTTCCTCGACAACAACGACCTGGAGCGGGAGCGTGGCATCACCATCCTCTCAAAGAACGTATCCATAAGATATAACGACACCAAGATCAACATCATCGACACACCGGGACACGCCGACTTCGGCGGGGAGGTGGAGCGGGTACTCAACATGGCCGACGGCTGCCTGCTGGTGGTCGACGCCTTCGAGGGACCGATGCCCCAGACACGGTTCGTGCTGCAGAAAGCACTCGAAATAGGGCTGAAGCCGGTGCTGGTGATCAACAAGGTGGACAAGCCAAACTGCCGCCCCGAGGAGGTGCAGGAGAAGGTGTTCGACCTGATGTTCAGTCTCGATGCCACTGAGGAACAGCTCGACTTCCCCACCATCTACGGCTCTGCGAAACAGGGGTGGATGTCGGACGACTGGAAGAAACCTTCCGACAACATCCTCCCGTTGCTCGACAGCATCATTCGTCATATCCCCGCCCCTAAGATGCGGGAGGGCACCCCCCAGCTGCTGATCACCTCACTCGACTACTCCAACTACGTAGGACGTATCGCCGTGGGACGCGTGCACCGCGGCACCCTTCTCTCCGGCAAGGATTATGCCCTCTGCAAAAGGGACGGCAGCATCAAGAAGACAAGAATCAAGGAACTGAACCTGTTCGAGGGACTGGGCCGGGCGAAGGTGGAATCGGTGAGCTCGGGCGACATCTGTGCCCTGATCGGCATTGACGGCTTCGAGATTGGCGACAGCATCACCGACCTGGAGAAGCCGGAGCCACTCGATCCGATTGCGATCGATGAACCCACCATGTCGATGCTCTTCACCATCAACAACTCACCCTTCTACGGTCAGGATGGCAAGTTTGTCACCTCCCGTCATATCTACGACCGCCTGTTGCGGGAGCTGGACAAGAACCTGGCTCTGCGGGTAGAGGAGACCGGCAATGCCGACTCCTGGATTGTCTTTGGTCGTGGCGTGCTGCACCTCTCGGTGCTAATCGAGACCATGCGTCGCGAAGGATATGAGCTGCAGGTAGGGCAGCCACAGGTAATCATCAAGCAGATCGGCGGCGAGGATTGCGAGCCGGTGGAGCAGTTGACAGTAAACCTACCGGAAGAGTCGGCCAGTAAGGTGATCGACATCATCACCCGCCGCAAAGGAGAGATGCTCTCGATGGAGAGCAAGGGAGAGCGCATGCACATGGAGTTCACCATCCCCTCACGCGGCATCATCGGTCTCAACAACTACGTGCTCACCCTCTCCGCCGGAGAGGCGATCATGGCACACCGCTTCCTGGAGTACCAGCCCTGGAAGGGGAACATCGAGAAGCGGCAGAACGGCTCCATCATTGCCGGCGAGGGGGGTAACGCCTATGCCTATGCACTCGACAAGCTGCAGGACCGCGGCCGTTTCTTCATCGAGCCCCAGACCGATGTATACCAGGGACAGGTGGTGGGTGAACACAGCAAAGAGGGCGACCTGGTGGTGAACGTTACCAAGTCGAAGAAGCTGACCAACGTACGGGCATCCGGTACAGACGACAAGGCACAGCTGGCCCCGCCTGTTGTCTTCAGCCTGGAGGAGGCTCTCGAATATATCAAGGAGGATGAATATGTGGAGGTGACCCCTCACTTCATGCGTATCCGCAAGATATTGCTCGACGAGACCGAGCGCAAGCGTGCTTCGAAGAAAGGATAA
- a CDS encoding energy transducer TonB yields the protein MKLPSMTLLLTIALLAGGMTGTQSMLMAQEPPLSASNHVVEDPDFLPLYTGGTAEMHRFISNTLSYPAEAAERDIQGLVVYTFVVEKDGSLSNFNIIHRADPSLDAEALRILQLMPPWRPARHNGEIVRAESYVPMYFKLNKQARRAPVRTRPSESATARAYAKTDPDIMEQNEILTIVDQMPRYEYGEEGLAEFIAHNIRYPKEARQQGIEGRILCSFIVAKDGTISNIEVVEGLYPQLDNEAIRVLGLMPRWVPGENDGEKVNVKCLLPIDFTIDEEPIPAG from the coding sequence ATGAAGTTACCCTCGATGACCCTTTTGCTGACCATAGCCCTGCTGGCTGGCGGCATGACGGGAACGCAATCCATGTTGATGGCCCAGGAGCCACCATTATCTGCCAGTAACCATGTGGTAGAGGACCCCGATTTTCTGCCTTTGTACACCGGCGGCACCGCCGAGATGCATCGTTTTATCTCCAATACGTTGAGCTATCCTGCCGAGGCTGCCGAACGCGACATCCAGGGGCTGGTGGTTTACACCTTTGTGGTTGAGAAAGATGGGTCGCTCTCCAACTTCAACATCATTCACCGGGCCGATCCGTCGCTCGATGCCGAGGCACTGCGCATACTCCAGCTGATGCCACCCTGGCGGCCCGCACGGCACAACGGTGAGATCGTGCGTGCCGAGAGTTACGTGCCGATGTATTTCAAGCTGAACAAGCAGGCCCGCAGGGCACCCGTCAGAACGCGTCCCTCCGAGAGTGCCACCGCACGTGCTTATGCCAAGACCGATCCGGATATCATGGAACAGAACGAGATACTCACCATCGTGGATCAGATGCCACGATATGAGTATGGTGAAGAGGGGTTGGCTGAGTTTATCGCCCATAACATCCGCTACCCGAAAGAGGCACGCCAACAGGGCATCGAGGGACGTATCCTCTGTTCTTTCATTGTAGCAAAAGATGGAACAATCTCCAACATTGAAGTGGTTGAGGGGTTGTATCCGCAACTCGACAACGAGGCTATCCGCGTGTTGGGACTGATGCCGCGCTGGGTTCCCGGAGAGAACGATGGAGAGAAGGTGAACGTGAAGTGTCTTTTGCCAATTGATTTCACCATTGACGAGGAGCCTATCCCGGCAGGGTGA
- a CDS encoding SPOR domain-containing protein, with protein MQRLPIILSFLLMSLLTTTLYGQQTSPKNQILQELNSDQPGKGHVRVYEDERISGVLGRSMAPTRPVYTSADGSTQYYKMRGYKIQAFSGNNQRTSRNEATRKQQLIHNAFPQHETVVMFDTPFWRLRVGNFEKRGEAEEVMQEIRRAFPSFGREMYIVVDEVKIPVHSTPSGEE; from the coding sequence ATGCAGCGATTGCCCATTATCCTCTCTTTTCTGTTGATGTCACTCCTGACAACCACACTCTACGGTCAACAGACATCTCCCAAGAATCAGATTCTTCAGGAGCTAAACAGTGATCAGCCCGGCAAGGGACACGTGAGGGTCTACGAAGATGAACGTATCAGCGGTGTGCTGGGACGCTCCATGGCACCCACACGACCTGTTTATACCTCTGCCGACGGGTCGACGCAATATTACAAGATGCGGGGTTACAAGATACAGGCTTTCTCAGGCAACAACCAACGCACCTCACGCAACGAAGCCACACGCAAGCAGCAACTGATTCACAATGCATTTCCGCAGCATGAGACGGTGGTGATGTTTGATACTCCCTTCTGGAGGTTGCGGGTGGGGAACTTCGAAAAGCGTGGAGAGGCTGAAGAGGTGATGCAGGAGATACGCAGGGCATTTCCCTCCTTCGGAAGGGAGATGTATATCGTGGTGGACGAGGTTAAGATACCGGTACACAGTACCCCCTCGGGCGAAGAATAA
- a CDS encoding transposase, whose translation MDKTSILNQYRGICSDVLGELTAKLNKSFKSFLMETLILYLVIPGRINFLQLGRYGKSCEQRFRQNFSKDFDWLEFNLSLSDRVLTGDRKAIAIDPSYITKSGKNTPWIGYFWSGAAGQAKRGLEILGVGLIDVDNKDCISLQAVQTPDRQTLESRDANLIDWYLLVIKSMRDKLHRTSRYVVADAYFAKNNFVTGLQEMKFDLVSRFRDDAALYYPTLQKPTGKKGRPKLYDGKIDMANLDTTRVQKINVDNGDLYTLVAYSKSLKQMVRLVVWYSKDGKKPKLFFSTNPKMSGKDVIEFYRTRFQIEFCFRDAKGFTGLMQSQARDVAKLSFNFNASLTSVNLAKVLAKERGIPFSMASCKTMIHNAYLLERFICVSGIKPNRRLNDKLVKELIEFAAIAA comes from the coding sequence ATGGATAAAACCAGCATACTTAACCAATATAGAGGTATCTGTAGTGATGTTCTTGGTGAACTAACTGCGAAGTTAAACAAAAGTTTCAAATCATTCCTTATGGAGACGCTAATTTTGTATCTGGTCATTCCCGGCAGGATTAATTTCCTACAATTGGGGAGATATGGCAAGTCGTGTGAACAGCGATTTCGCCAGAACTTCTCGAAGGATTTTGATTGGCTGGAGTTTAACTTGTCTTTGTCTGATAGGGTATTAACCGGAGATCGCAAGGCAATTGCCATTGATCCCAGTTATATAACCAAATCAGGAAAGAATACCCCTTGGATTGGTTACTTCTGGTCGGGTGCAGCCGGTCAGGCGAAAAGAGGTTTGGAAATCCTGGGAGTGGGCCTTATAGACGTCGACAACAAGGATTGTATCAGTCTACAGGCCGTTCAGACTCCGGACCGTCAAACCCTGGAGAGTCGTGATGCCAACCTGATTGACTGGTACCTGCTGGTCATTAAATCGATGCGGGATAAACTCCATCGGACAAGCCGTTACGTGGTTGCCGATGCCTACTTCGCAAAGAACAACTTTGTTACGGGTCTGCAAGAGATGAAATTTGATCTGGTCAGCCGTTTCAGGGATGATGCCGCACTTTATTATCCAACACTGCAGAAACCAACGGGCAAGAAAGGCAGGCCTAAACTCTACGACGGAAAGATTGATATGGCCAACCTGGATACAACCAGAGTGCAAAAGATCAATGTTGATAACGGTGATCTCTACACCTTGGTAGCCTATTCCAAATCACTTAAACAGATGGTCAGGCTTGTCGTCTGGTATTCCAAAGATGGGAAAAAGCCAAAACTGTTCTTCTCTACCAATCCTAAGATGAGTGGAAAAGATGTTATAGAATTTTACCGCACCCGTTTTCAGATCGAGTTTTGCTTCAGGGATGCAAAAGGCTTCACCGGACTGATGCAATCGCAGGCAAGGGATGTAGCAAAGCTATCGTTCAACTTTAATGCATCTCTTACCTCAGTCAACCTGGCAAAGGTGTTGGCAAAGGAGAGAGGCATCCCCTTTTCGATGGCATCATGTAAAACGATGATACACAACGCTTATCTGCTTGAACGATTTATTTGCGTGTCTGGCATTAAACCGAACAGAAGATTAAATGATAAACTTGTCAAAGAACTCATTGAGTTTGCAGCAATTGCTGCGTGA
- a CDS encoding triose-phosphate isomerase, producing the protein MRKNIVAGNWKMNKNLQEGVALAKELNDALKGKLLNCDVVVGTPFIHLAGVVETVAGSPIGVAAQNCADKASGAYTGEVSAEMIASTGANYVILGHSERRAYYHETPQILKEKVLLALANGLTPIFCIGEVLEERESEKHFEVVKSQIEASLFDLSAEDFGKIVLAYEPVWAIGTGKTASAAQAQEMHAFIRSTLTEKYGAEVADNTSILYGGSCNASNAKELFSNPDVDGGLIGGASLGVDKFMPIIEAF; encoded by the coding sequence ATGAGAAAAAACATTGTGGCAGGAAACTGGAAGATGAACAAGAACCTGCAGGAAGGAGTGGCATTGGCCAAGGAACTGAATGATGCCCTGAAGGGTAAGTTGTTGAACTGCGACGTGGTTGTAGGAACTCCATTTATTCACCTTGCCGGAGTAGTGGAAACAGTTGCCGGCAGCCCTATAGGCGTTGCCGCACAGAATTGTGCCGACAAGGCCTCCGGAGCCTATACCGGTGAGGTGTCGGCCGAGATGATAGCATCTACCGGTGCCAACTATGTGATCCTGGGACACAGCGAACGTCGCGCCTATTACCACGAGACACCGCAGATCCTCAAGGAGAAAGTGTTGCTGGCGCTTGCCAACGGCCTGACCCCCATCTTCTGCATTGGTGAGGTATTGGAAGAGAGAGAATCGGAAAAACATTTTGAGGTGGTGAAATCACAGATCGAAGCCTCCTTGTTTGATCTCTCCGCCGAGGATTTCGGCAAGATTGTGCTGGCCTATGAGCCGGTATGGGCGATTGGTACCGGCAAGACTGCCTCTGCCGCGCAGGCACAGGAGATGCATGCCTTCATTCGCAGCACCCTCACCGAGAAGTATGGTGCTGAGGTGGCAGATAACACCTCTATCCTTTACGGTGGCAGCTGCAATGCTTCCAATGCGAAGGAACTCTTCTCGAACCCCGACGTGGATGGCGGCCTTATTGGCGGTGCCTCACTGGGTGTAGACAAGTTCATGCCGATCATTGAGGCATTTTAA
- the folE gene encoding GTP cyclohydrolase I FolE: protein MSSEEIEKNRNLIADHMQEILTLLGEDTDREGLVKTPQRVAKAMQYLTRGYWQDPEEILRSALFRENYRQMVIVKDIDLFSMCEHHMLPFFGKAHVAYIPNGYITGLSKIARVVDVFARRLQVQERLTTQIKECIQKTLNPMGVMVVIEAQHMCMQMRGVEKQHSITTTSDFTGVFGEQKTREEFINLIK from the coding sequence ATGTCATCAGAAGAAATAGAAAAGAACCGCAACCTGATAGCGGATCACATGCAGGAGATCCTCACCTTGCTGGGAGAGGATACTGATCGCGAGGGACTGGTGAAGACGCCACAACGAGTGGCCAAGGCAATGCAGTACCTTACCAGGGGTTACTGGCAGGATCCGGAGGAGATCCTCCGCTCCGCCCTTTTCAGGGAGAACTATCGGCAGATGGTGATTGTGAAGGATATCGATCTCTTCTCCATGTGCGAGCATCACATGCTGCCATTTTTCGGGAAGGCTCATGTGGCTTACATTCCCAATGGATACATTACCGGACTGAGCAAGATTGCCCGTGTGGTGGATGTCTTTGCCCGTCGCCTGCAGGTACAGGAGCGCCTCACCACCCAGATCAAGGAGTGCATCCAGAAAACCCTCAACCCAATGGGGGTGATGGTGGTGATAGAAGCACAGCACATGTGTATGCAGATGCGTGGTGTGGAGAAGCAACATTCCATCACCACCACATCTGACTTCACCGGTGTCTTCGGGGAACAGAAAACCCGCGAGGAGTTTATCAACCTGATAAAATAA